In the Klebsiella aerogenes KCTC 2190 genome, one interval contains:
- the pflA gene encoding pyruvate formate lyase 1-activating protein, which yields MSTIGRIHSFESCGTVDGPGIRFITFFQGCLMRCLYCHNRDTWDTHGGKEITVEELMKEVVTYRHFMNASGGGVTASGGEAILQAEFVRDWFRACKKEGIHTCLDTNGFVRRYDPVIDELLEVTDLVMLDLKQMNDEIHQNLVGVSNHRTLEFAQYLSKKGINVWIRYVVVPGWSDDDDSAHRLGEFTRDMGNVEKIELLPYHELGKHKWVAMGEEYKLDGVHPPKKETMERVKGILEQYGHKVMY from the coding sequence ATGTCAACTATTGGTCGTATTCACTCCTTTGAATCCTGTGGCACCGTCGATGGCCCAGGCATCCGCTTTATTACCTTCTTCCAGGGCTGCCTGATGCGCTGCCTTTACTGCCATAACCGCGACACCTGGGATACCCATGGCGGTAAAGAAATCACCGTTGAAGAATTGATGAAAGAAGTGGTGACCTATCGCCACTTTATGAATGCTTCCGGCGGTGGCGTCACCGCCTCCGGCGGCGAGGCGATCCTGCAGGCTGAATTTGTCCGCGACTGGTTCCGCGCCTGTAAAAAAGAAGGTATCCACACCTGCCTGGATACCAACGGCTTCGTACGTCGCTACGATCCGGTGATTGACGAGCTGCTGGAAGTCACCGATCTGGTGATGCTTGACCTTAAGCAGATGAACGATGAAATCCACCAGAACCTGGTCGGCGTTTCTAACCATCGTACGCTGGAGTTCGCACAGTATCTGTCGAAGAAAGGGATTAACGTGTGGATCCGCTACGTCGTGGTTCCCGGCTGGTCTGATGATGACGATTCCGCGCATCGTCTGGGTGAGTTTACCCGCGATATGGGTAACGTCGAGAAAATCGAACTCCTGCCCTACCATGAGCTGGGTAAACACAAATGGGTGGCAATGGGCGAAGAGTACAAACTTGACGGCGTACACCCACCGAAGAAAGAGACCATGGAGCGGGTAAAAGGCATCCTGGAGCAATATGGCCATAAGGTGATGTACTAA
- a CDS encoding MFS transporter, whose product MTIYTRPVQMLLCGLLLLTLAIAVLNTLVPLWLAHENMPTWQVGMVGSSYFTGNLVGTLFAGWVIKRLGFNRSYYLASLIFAVGCVGLGITLGFWTWLSWRFIAGVGCAMIWVVVESALVCSGTSRSRGRLLAAYMMVYYIGTVLGQLMVSKLPTDLMSVLPWVTGLALAAILPLMFTRIMSQADEPHETVRIWPMLKLRQARHGVNGCIISGIVLGSLYGLMPLWLNHQGVSDSGIGFWMAVMVSAGILGQWPVGRLADRYGRLLVLRVQVFVVILGCLAMLSQAAMAPALFVLGASGFTLYPVAMAWACEKVEHHQLVAMNQALLMSYTIGSLLGPTLTAMLMQNFSDNLLFIMIASVSFIYLLTLLRKAGHHPTPVAHA is encoded by the coding sequence ATGACCATCTACACTCGCCCAGTGCAAATGTTGCTCTGTGGCCTGCTTCTGTTGACGCTGGCAATCGCGGTTTTAAATACGCTTGTCCCGCTGTGGCTCGCCCATGAAAATATGCCAACCTGGCAGGTTGGGATGGTCGGCTCTTCTTATTTCACCGGTAATCTGGTGGGAACACTATTTGCCGGCTGGGTCATTAAACGTCTGGGGTTTAACCGTAGCTATTATCTGGCGTCATTAATTTTTGCTGTCGGCTGCGTTGGTCTGGGTATTACACTCGGCTTCTGGACATGGCTGAGCTGGCGTTTTATCGCCGGCGTGGGCTGTGCAATGATTTGGGTGGTGGTCGAAAGCGCACTGGTGTGCAGCGGTACTTCCCGCAGCCGCGGTCGACTGCTGGCGGCGTACATGATGGTCTATTACATCGGTACTGTATTGGGCCAACTGATGGTCAGCAAATTACCGACCGATTTAATGAGCGTGCTGCCGTGGGTTACCGGCCTGGCGCTGGCGGCGATCCTGCCGCTGATGTTTACACGTATTATGAGCCAGGCCGACGAGCCGCATGAAACGGTACGTATCTGGCCGATGCTGAAACTGCGTCAGGCACGTCACGGTGTGAATGGCTGCATCATCTCCGGCATCGTGCTTGGTTCACTGTACGGCCTGATGCCGCTGTGGCTAAATCATCAAGGCGTCAGCGATTCGGGTATTGGTTTCTGGATGGCGGTGATGGTTAGCGCAGGTATTCTCGGGCAGTGGCCGGTCGGGCGTCTGGCTGACCGCTATGGCCGCCTGCTGGTGCTGCGCGTGCAGGTCTTTGTGGTGATTCTGGGCTGTCTGGCGATGCTGAGCCAGGCGGCAATGGCGCCAGCGCTTTTTGTGCTCGGCGCATCCGGTTTTACTCTGTATCCGGTGGCGATGGCCTGGGCCTGCGAGAAGGTTGAACACCATCAACTGGTGGCGATGAACCAGGCGCTGCTGATGAGCTATACCATCGGCAGTCTGCTGGGGCCGACCCTGACGGCGATGTTGATGCAGAACTTCTCGGATAATCTGCTGTTTATCATGATCGCCAGCGTATCGTTTATCTATCTGCTGACCCTGCTGCGCAAAGCCGGGCATCATCCGACGCCGGTGGCACACGCGTAA
- a CDS encoding DMSO/selenate family reductase complex B subunit — translation MTTQYGFFIDSARCTGCKTCELACKDYKNLTPDVSFRRIYEYAGGDWQENNGVWNQNVFAYYLSIACNHCEDPACTKVCPSGAMHKREDGFVVVNEEVCIGCRYCHMACPYGAPQYNAAKGHMTKCDGCHERVAQGKKPICVESCPLRALDFGPIAELREKHGQLAAVAPLPSAHFTRPSIVIKPNANSRPCGDTTGYLANPKEV, via the coding sequence ATGACAACTCAGTATGGATTTTTTATCGATTCCGCCCGTTGCACCGGTTGCAAAACCTGCGAGCTGGCCTGTAAAGACTACAAGAACCTGACGCCGGACGTCAGCTTCCGTCGTATCTATGAATATGCCGGCGGCGACTGGCAGGAGAACAACGGCGTCTGGAATCAGAACGTTTTTGCCTACTACCTTTCCATCGCCTGTAACCACTGCGAAGACCCGGCGTGCACCAAGGTCTGCCCAAGTGGGGCGATGCACAAGCGCGAAGATGGTTTTGTGGTGGTCAATGAAGAGGTGTGCATTGGCTGTCGCTACTGCCATATGGCCTGCCCGTATGGCGCGCCGCAGTACAACGCCGCTAAAGGGCATATGACCAAATGCGACGGCTGTCACGAGCGTGTGGCACAAGGCAAGAAACCGATTTGCGTCGAGTCCTGCCCGCTGCGGGCGCTGGACTTCGGGCCGATTGCCGAACTGCGTGAAAAGCACGGCCAACTGGCCGCCGTGGCGCCGCTGCCGTCGGCGCACTTCACCAGGCCGAGCATTGTGATAAAACCAAACGCCAACAGCCGTCCGTGCGGCGATACCACCGGCTATCTGGCCAATCCGAAGGAGGTCTAA
- the pflB gene encoding formate C-acetyltransferase codes for MSELNEKLATAWEGFAKGDWQNEVNVRDFIQKNYTPYEGDESFLAGATDATTKLWDSVMEGVKQENRTHAPVDFDTSLASTITSHDAGYIEKALEKIVGLQTEAPLKRAIIPFGGIKMVEGSCKAYNRELDPMLKKIFTEYRKTHNQGVFDVYTPDILRCRKSGVLTGLPDAYGRGRIIGDYRRVALYGIDFLMKDKFAQFNSLQAKLESGEDLEATIRLREEIAEQHRALGQIKEMAAKYGYDISGPATTAQEAIQWTYFGYLAAVKSQNGAAMSFGRTSSFLDIYIERDLQAGKITEQDAQEMVDHLVMKLRMVRFLRTPEYDELFSGDPIWATESIGGMGVDGRTLVTKNSFRFLNTLYTMGPSPEPNITILWSEKLPLSFKKFAAKVSIDTSSLQYENDDLMRPDFNNDDYAIACCVSPMIVGKQMQFFGARANLAKTMLYAINGGVDEKLKMQVGPKSEPIKGDVLNFDEVMERMDHFMDWLAKQYVTALNIIHYMHDKYSYEASLMALHDRDVIRTMACGIAGLSVAADSLSAIKYAKVKPIRDEDGLAVDFEIEGEYPQFGNNDARVDDMAVDLVERFMKKIQKLHTYRNAIPTQSVLTITSNVVYGKKTGNTPDGRRAGAPFGPGANPMHGRDQKGAVASLTSVAKLPFAYAKDGISYTFSIVPNALGKDDEVRKTNLAGLMDGYFHHEASIEGGQHLNVNVMNREMLLDAMENPEKYPQLTIRVSGYAVRFNSLTKEQQQDVITRTFTQTM; via the coding sequence ATGTCCGAGCTTAATGAAAAGTTAGCCACAGCCTGGGAAGGTTTTGCGAAAGGTGACTGGCAGAACGAAGTCAACGTACGTGACTTTATCCAGAAAAACTACACCCCATATGAAGGTGACGAATCCTTCCTGGCTGGCGCAACTGATGCGACCACCAAGCTGTGGGACAGCGTAATGGAAGGCGTTAAACAGGAAAACCGCACTCACGCGCCTGTTGATTTCGACACTTCCCTCGCATCCACCATCACTTCTCACGACGCGGGCTACATCGAGAAAGCGCTCGAGAAAATCGTTGGTCTGCAAACTGAAGCTCCGCTGAAACGTGCGATTATCCCGTTCGGCGGTATCAAAATGGTTGAAGGTTCCTGCAAAGCGTACAATCGCGAACTGGACCCGATGCTGAAAAAAATCTTCACCGAGTACCGTAAAACTCACAACCAGGGCGTTTTCGACGTATATACCCCGGACATCCTGCGCTGCCGTAAATCCGGCGTGCTGACCGGTCTGCCGGATGCTTACGGCCGTGGTCGTATCATCGGTGACTATCGTCGCGTTGCGCTGTACGGTATCGACTTCCTGATGAAAGACAAATTCGCCCAGTTCAACTCGCTGCAGGCGAAACTGGAAAGCGGCGAAGATCTGGAAGCAACCATCCGTCTGCGTGAAGAAATTGCTGAACAGCATCGCGCGCTGGGTCAGATCAAAGAGATGGCGGCTAAATATGGCTACGACATCTCCGGTCCGGCGACTACCGCTCAGGAAGCTATTCAGTGGACCTACTTCGGTTACCTGGCCGCCGTTAAATCTCAGAACGGCGCGGCAATGTCCTTCGGTCGTACTTCCAGCTTCCTGGATATCTACATCGAACGTGACCTGCAGGCGGGTAAAATCACCGAGCAAGACGCGCAGGAAATGGTTGACCACCTGGTCATGAAACTGCGTATGGTTCGCTTCCTGCGTACCCCGGAATATGATGAACTGTTCTCCGGCGACCCGATTTGGGCAACGGAATCTATCGGTGGTATGGGCGTTGACGGCCGTACTCTGGTAACCAAAAACAGCTTCCGCTTCCTGAACACCCTGTACACCATGGGGCCGTCTCCGGAGCCGAACATCACTATCCTGTGGTCTGAAAAACTGCCGCTGAGCTTTAAGAAATTCGCCGCTAAAGTATCCATCGATACCTCTTCTCTGCAGTACGAGAACGATGACCTGATGCGCCCGGACTTCAACAACGACGATTACGCTATCGCATGCTGCGTAAGCCCGATGATTGTTGGTAAACAAATGCAGTTCTTCGGCGCTCGCGCTAACCTCGCGAAAACCATGCTGTATGCTATCAACGGCGGCGTTGATGAAAAACTGAAAATGCAGGTTGGTCCGAAATCTGAACCGATCAAAGGCGACGTCCTGAACTTCGACGAAGTTATGGAGCGCATGGATCACTTCATGGACTGGCTGGCTAAACAGTACGTCACCGCGCTGAACATCATTCATTACATGCACGACAAGTACAGCTACGAAGCCTCTCTGATGGCGCTGCACGACCGTGACGTTATCCGCACCATGGCGTGTGGTATCGCAGGTCTGTCCGTTGCTGCTGACTCCCTGTCTGCTATCAAATATGCGAAAGTTAAACCGATTCGTGACGAAGACGGTCTGGCTGTTGACTTCGAAATCGAAGGCGAATATCCGCAGTTTGGTAACAACGATGCTCGCGTCGATGACATGGCCGTTGACCTGGTTGAACGTTTCATGAAGAAAATTCAGAAACTGCATACCTACCGCAACGCTATCCCGACTCAGTCCGTTCTGACCATCACTTCTAACGTCGTGTATGGTAAGAAAACCGGTAACACCCCAGATGGTCGTCGCGCTGGCGCGCCGTTCGGACCAGGTGCTAACCCGATGCACGGCCGTGACCAGAAAGGCGCTGTAGCCTCTCTGACTTCCGTTGCTAAACTGCCGTTTGCTTACGCTAAAGATGGTATCTCTTACACCTTCTCTATCGTGCCGAACGCGCTGGGTAAAGATGACGAAGTTCGTAAGACCAACCTGGCGGGCCTGATGGATGGTTACTTCCACCACGAAGCGTCCATCGAAGGTGGTCAGCACCTGAACGTGAACGTCATGAACCGCGAAATGCTGCTCGACGCGATGGAAAACCCGGAAAAATATCCGCAGCTGACCATCCGTGTATCTGGCTACGCAGTACGTTTTAACTCCCTGACTAAAGAACAGCAGCAGGATGTTATTACCCGTACCTTCACTCAGACCATGTAA
- a CDS encoding dimethyl sulfoxide reductase anchor subunit family protein, protein MGNGWHEWPLMIFTVFGQCVAGGFIVLALALMKGELSREQQRRVIMSMFGLWVLMGIGFIASTMHLGSPMRAFNSLNRVGASSLSNEIASGALFFAVGGIGWLLTVVNKLPSGLRNLWLVVTMILGVIFVWMMIRVYNTIDTVPTWYTIWTPLNFFLTLFIGGPLLGYLLLRVAGVDGWAMRLLPVIMLVALVISVTVALIQGSELATIHSSIQQASALVPNYGSLMAWRTVALVLALVCWIVPQLKGYQPALPLLGLAFVLVLVGEMIGRGVFYGLHMTVGMAIAS, encoded by the coding sequence ATGGGAAATGGATGGCATGAATGGCCGCTGATGATTTTCACGGTCTTCGGTCAATGCGTCGCCGGGGGCTTTATCGTTCTCGCGCTGGCGTTGATGAAGGGCGAACTTTCGCGCGAGCAGCAGCGGCGGGTGATAATGAGCATGTTTGGGCTATGGGTGTTAATGGGGATCGGTTTTATCGCCTCCACCATGCACCTTGGTTCGCCAATGCGTGCGTTTAATTCGCTGAACCGCGTTGGCGCATCCTCTTTAAGCAATGAAATAGCCAGCGGCGCGCTTTTCTTCGCCGTCGGCGGGATTGGCTGGCTGCTGACGGTGGTAAATAAACTTCCGTCTGGGCTGCGTAATTTGTGGCTGGTCGTCACCATGATCCTCGGCGTCATCTTTGTCTGGATGATGATCCGCGTATATAACACTATTGATACCGTACCCACCTGGTACACCATCTGGACACCGCTCAACTTCTTCCTGACCCTGTTTATCGGCGGGCCGCTGTTGGGTTACCTGCTGCTACGTGTCGCGGGTGTGGACGGTTGGGCGATGCGTTTATTGCCGGTGATCATGCTGGTGGCGTTGGTGATTAGCGTGACCGTCGCGCTGATTCAGGGCAGCGAGTTGGCGACGATCCATAGTTCAATCCAACAGGCCTCGGCGCTGGTGCCGAATTATGGTTCATTAATGGCATGGCGGACGGTAGCGTTAGTGCTGGCGTTGGTCTGCTGGATTGTACCGCAGCTTAAAGGTTATCAACCCGCATTGCCGCTGCTGGGGTTGGCGTTTGTGCTGGTGCTGGTCGGCGAGATGATTGGCCGCGGCGTATTCTATGGTCTGCATATGACCGTCGGTATGGCTATCGCCAGTTAA
- the serS gene encoding serine--tRNA ligase, translating into MLDPNLLRTEPDAVAEKLARRGFKLDVDKLRALEERRKVLQVQTENLQAERNSRSKSIGQAKARGEDIEPLRLEVNKLGEQLDAAKSELETLLAEIRDIALAIPNIPHDDVPVGRDENDNVEVSRWGTPRQFDFEVRDHVTLGEMHGGLDFAAAVKLTGSRFVVMKGQLARLHRALAQFMLDLHTEQHGYSENYVPYLVNQDTLYGTGQLPKFAGDLFHTRPLEEEADSSNYALIPTAEVPLTNLVRDEIIDEDDLPIKMTAHTPCFRSEAGSYGRDTRGLIRMHQFDKVEMVQIVRPEDSMAALEEMTGHAEKVLQLLGLPYRKVALCTGDMGFSACKTYDLEVWVPAQDTYREISSCSNVWDFQARRMQARCRSKSDKKTRLVHTLNGSGLAVGRTLVAVMENYQQADGRIEIPEVLRPYMRGLEYIG; encoded by the coding sequence ATGCTCGATCCCAATCTGCTGCGTACCGAGCCAGACGCAGTCGCAGAAAAACTGGCACGCCGGGGCTTTAAGCTGGATGTAGATAAACTGCGCGCTCTTGAAGAGCGTCGTAAAGTTCTGCAGGTTCAAACCGAAAACCTGCAGGCGGAGCGTAACTCCCGATCGAAATCCATTGGCCAGGCGAAAGCGCGCGGGGAAGATATCGAGCCATTACGCCTGGAAGTGAACAAGCTTGGCGAACAGCTGGATGCCGCAAAGTCCGAGCTGGAAACGCTGCTGGCGGAAATTCGCGATATCGCGCTGGCGATCCCGAATATTCCTCACGATGACGTGCCGGTGGGCCGTGACGAAAACGACAACGTTGAAGTCAGCCGCTGGGGTACGCCGCGTCAGTTCGATTTCGAGGTGCGCGACCACGTTACGCTGGGTGAAATGCACGGGGGGCTGGACTTCGCCGCCGCCGTTAAGCTAACCGGTTCCCGTTTCGTGGTGATGAAAGGCCAGCTGGCTCGCCTGCACCGCGCGCTGGCGCAGTTTATGCTGGATCTGCACACCGAACAGCACGGCTATAGCGAGAACTATGTTCCTTATCTGGTGAACCAGGACACGCTGTATGGTACTGGCCAGTTGCCGAAATTCGCCGGCGACCTGTTCCATACTCGTCCGCTGGAAGAAGAAGCCGATAGCAGCAACTACGCGTTGATTCCGACCGCCGAAGTGCCGTTGACCAACCTGGTCCGCGACGAAATCATCGACGAAGACGATCTGCCGATTAAAATGACCGCCCATACTCCGTGCTTCCGTTCTGAAGCGGGTTCCTATGGTCGTGATACTCGCGGTCTGATCCGTATGCACCAGTTCGACAAAGTTGAAATGGTGCAGATTGTACGTCCGGAAGACTCCATGGCGGCGCTGGAAGAGATGACCGGCCACGCTGAGAAGGTTCTGCAACTGCTGGGTCTGCCGTACCGTAAGGTGGCGCTGTGCACCGGCGATATGGGCTTCAGCGCCTGTAAAACCTATGACCTCGAAGTGTGGGTTCCGGCGCAGGATACCTATCGCGAAATTTCTTCCTGCTCCAACGTCTGGGATTTCCAGGCACGTCGTATGCAGGCGCGTTGCCGCAGCAAGTCCGACAAAAAGACTCGTCTCGTTCATACCCTGAATGGTTCTGGTCTGGCGGTTGGCCGTACGCTGGTTGCGGTGATGGAAAACTATCAGCAGGCCGATGGCCGTATCGAGATCCCGGAAGTTCTGCGCCCGTATATGCGTGGCCTCGAATATATCGGTTAA
- the dmsA gene encoding dimethylsulfoxide reductase subunit A gives MKTTAIGGLAMASNALTLPFTRIAHAADTLAPVSEKVVWSACTVNCGSRCPLRMHVVDGAIKYVETDNTGDDNYDGLHQVRACLRGRSMRRRVYNPDRLKYPMKRVGKRGEGKFEQISWEEAFDTIASNMQRLIKDYGNESIYLNYGTGTLGGTLTRSWPPGKTLIARLMNCCGGYLNHYGDYSSAQIAAGLNYTYGGWADGNSPSDIENSQLVVLFGNNPGETRMSGGGVTYYLEQARQKSNARMIIIDPRYTDTGAGREDEWIPIRPGTDAALISALAWVMITENLVDQPFLDKYCVGYDEKTLPADAPANGHYKAYILGQGSDGIAKTPEWASTITGIPRERIVKLAREIATAKPAYISQGWGPQRHANGEIATRAISMLAILTGNVGINGGNSGAREGSYSLPFERMPTLENPVETSISMFMWTDAIERGPEMTALRDGVRGKDKLDVPIKMIWNYAGNCLINQHSEINRTHEILQDDKKCEMIVVIDCHMTSSAKYADILLPDCTASEQMDFALDASCGNMSYVIFADQAIKPRFECKTIYEMTTELAKRMGVAEKFTEGRTQEGWMRYLYEQSRKAIPELPDFDTFRQQGIFKQRDPQGHHVAYKAFRDDPQANPLTTPSGKIEIYSQELAKIAATWELPEGDVIDPLPIYTPGFENYNDPLTAKYPLQLTGFHYKSRVHSTYGNVDVLQAACRQEMWINPIDAHKRGIANGDRIRIFNDRGEVHIEAKVTPRMMPGVVALGEGAWYNPDASRVDQAGSINVLTTQRPSPLAKGNPSHTNLVQVEKL, from the coding sequence ATGAAAACCACGGCGATAGGCGGCCTGGCGATGGCCAGCAACGCATTGACCTTGCCCTTCACGCGTATTGCGCACGCCGCTGATACGCTGGCGCCAGTGAGTGAGAAAGTGGTCTGGAGCGCCTGCACCGTAAACTGCGGCAGCCGCTGTCCGCTGCGCATGCACGTGGTTGATGGTGCGATTAAGTACGTAGAAACCGATAATACCGGCGATGATAACTACGACGGTCTGCATCAGGTTCGCGCCTGTCTGCGAGGCCGCTCTATGCGCCGTCGGGTCTATAACCCTGACCGGCTGAAATATCCGATGAAGCGCGTCGGCAAACGCGGTGAAGGAAAATTCGAACAAATTAGCTGGGAAGAGGCGTTCGACACTATCGCCAGCAATATGCAGCGCCTGATTAAAGATTATGGCAACGAATCTATCTATCTGAACTACGGAACCGGTACGCTCGGCGGGACTCTGACTCGTTCCTGGCCGCCAGGAAAAACGCTGATTGCTCGTCTGATGAACTGCTGCGGCGGCTATCTCAATCATTATGGCGACTATTCATCGGCGCAGATTGCGGCTGGTTTGAATTACACCTATGGCGGTTGGGCCGATGGCAATAGCCCGTCGGATATCGAAAACAGTCAGTTGGTGGTGCTGTTTGGCAATAACCCTGGCGAAACGCGCATGAGCGGCGGCGGGGTGACTTACTACCTTGAGCAGGCGCGGCAGAAATCCAATGCCCGCATGATCATTATCGATCCGCGTTATACCGACACCGGCGCCGGGCGTGAAGATGAATGGATCCCGATTCGACCGGGAACCGACGCGGCGCTCATTTCAGCGCTGGCTTGGGTGATGATTACTGAAAATCTGGTCGATCAGCCCTTCCTCGATAAATACTGCGTCGGCTACGACGAGAAAACCCTGCCTGCCGATGCGCCGGCGAATGGACATTATAAAGCTTACATCCTTGGCCAGGGTTCCGACGGTATCGCTAAAACGCCGGAGTGGGCATCCACCATTACCGGGATCCCGCGTGAGCGCATTGTGAAGCTGGCTCGCGAGATAGCGACGGCGAAACCGGCGTATATCAGCCAGGGGTGGGGGCCTCAGCGTCACGCCAACGGCGAAATCGCCACCCGCGCCATCTCCATGCTCGCCATTCTGACCGGCAACGTTGGGATCAATGGCGGCAATAGCGGCGCGCGTGAAGGTTCATATAGCCTGCCGTTCGAGCGCATGCCGACGCTGGAAAACCCGGTAGAGACCAGCATCTCTATGTTTATGTGGACCGACGCGATTGAACGTGGTCCGGAAATGACCGCGCTGCGTGATGGCGTACGCGGCAAAGATAAGCTCGACGTGCCGATCAAGATGATCTGGAACTACGCGGGGAACTGCCTTATCAACCAACACTCCGAGATCAACCGCACCCACGAAATCCTGCAGGACGATAAGAAGTGCGAAATGATCGTGGTCATCGACTGCCACATGACGTCGTCTGCGAAATACGCCGATATTCTGCTGCCGGACTGTACCGCCTCTGAGCAGATGGACTTCGCGCTGGACGCCTCCTGCGGCAATATGTCCTATGTGATCTTTGCCGACCAGGCAATCAAACCGCGTTTCGAATGCAAAACCATCTATGAGATGACCACCGAGTTGGCGAAACGCATGGGGGTAGCGGAGAAGTTTACCGAAGGCCGGACTCAGGAAGGCTGGATGCGCTATTTGTATGAGCAGTCGCGTAAAGCGATTCCCGAACTGCCGGATTTCGATACTTTCCGCCAGCAGGGCATCTTCAAGCAGCGTGACCCGCAAGGTCATCATGTGGCGTATAAAGCCTTCCGTGACGATCCGCAGGCCAACCCACTGACCACGCCATCGGGCAAAATCGAGATCTATTCCCAGGAGCTCGCTAAAATCGCCGCGACCTGGGAGCTGCCGGAAGGCGATGTCATCGATCCGCTGCCGATCTACACTCCTGGGTTTGAAAATTACAATGATCCGTTGACTGCTAAATATCCGTTACAGCTGACGGGATTCCACTACAAGTCTCGCGTCCACTCAACTTATGGCAACGTTGATGTCCTGCAGGCAGCCTGCCGTCAGGAGATGTGGATTAACCCGATCGATGCGCACAAACGCGGCATCGCCAACGGCGATCGCATTCGCATTTTCAACGACCGCGGCGAAGTCCATATCGAAGCGAAAGTGACGCCGCGTATGATGCCGGGCGTTGTCGCGTTGGGCGAGGGCGCCTGGTATAACCCGGACGCCTCACGCGTGGATCAGGCCGGCAGCATTAACGTGCTGACCACCCAACGTCCGTCGCCGTTGGCGAAAGGCAACCCATCGCATACCAACCTCGTCCAGGTTGAAAAGCTGTAA